A stretch of the Haloarcula ordinaria genome encodes the following:
- a CDS encoding prefoldin subunit beta, with product MQGNLPPEAQEKLEELQDLQETAQQVATQKQQAESQLKESETALDELDDIDEDTTMYREVGELLVKTEFDEARDDLEEKVSNLEVRVETLEKQEQRVQEQFEDLQGELQQMLGGGPAGGPGAGA from the coding sequence ATGCAGGGTAACCTTCCGCCGGAAGCACAGGAGAAGCTCGAAGAACTGCAGGACCTTCAGGAGACCGCACAGCAGGTCGCGACACAGAAGCAGCAGGCCGAGTCGCAGCTGAAGGAGTCCGAGACGGCGCTCGACGAGCTCGACGACATCGACGAGGACACGACGATGTACCGCGAGGTCGGCGAGCTGCTCGTCAAGACGGAGTTCGACGAGGCCCGCGACGACTTAGAAGAGAAGGTCAGCAACCTCGAGGTCCGCGTCGAGACCCTCGAGAAGCAGGAGCAGCGCGTCCAGGAGCAGTTCGAGGACCTGCAGGGCGAGCTCCAGCAGATGCTCGGTGGCGGCCCCGCTGGCGGCCCCGGCGCAGGCGCGTAA
- a CDS encoding DUF3194 domain-containing protein → MPTDDEVVEAAAEAAESVVFSRYGKSEVDDLDVTVTFEDAVLDVAVYVNAPESRLDEQQVADDAALAARSAVDDLFAEE, encoded by the coding sequence ATGCCGACAGACGACGAGGTCGTCGAGGCGGCCGCCGAAGCCGCCGAATCCGTCGTCTTCTCCCGATACGGAAAGAGCGAGGTCGACGACCTCGACGTGACGGTCACGTTCGAGGACGCCGTCCTCGACGTCGCCGTCTACGTCAACGCTCCGGAGAGTCGACTCGACGAGCAACAAGTCGCGGACGACGCGGCGCTGGCGGCCCGGTCGGCGGTCGACGACCTCTTCGCCGAGGAATAG
- a CDS encoding bifunctional nuclease family protein, protein MEHEATVQGVGVGVSDEGTGTPVVLLRARGEIIPIFVSTDQAQSMQLAIDGEPFERPLTHDLLVEMVAEFGGAIDQVRIDDLADGTFYAKIDTEQYLESGRKEIVFDARPSDGIALGLRVDCPIVVSDEVIDAAGRSPDQFDTGGSEEFGV, encoded by the coding sequence ATGGAACACGAGGCCACGGTCCAGGGAGTCGGCGTCGGCGTCAGCGACGAGGGGACCGGAACGCCGGTTGTGCTTCTGCGCGCACGGGGAGAGATTATCCCCATCTTCGTCAGCACGGACCAGGCCCAGTCGATGCAACTCGCCATCGACGGCGAACCGTTCGAGCGGCCGCTGACCCACGACCTGCTCGTCGAGATGGTCGCGGAGTTCGGCGGCGCCATCGACCAGGTTCGCATCGACGACCTGGCCGACGGCACGTTCTACGCCAAGATCGACACCGAGCAGTATCTGGAGTCGGGACGCAAGGAGATTGTCTTCGACGCCCGCCCCTCCGATGGCATCGCCCTCGGTCTCCGCGTGGACTGCCCCATCGTCGTCTCCGACGAGGTCATCGACGCCGCCGGGCGGTCGCCCGACCAGTTCGACACCGGCGGGAGCGAGGAGTTCGGAGTATAG
- a CDS encoding HAD family hydrolase: MSYDSVIFDNDGVLLTLTGMDAHRDGAREAFARVGVDAPDPDHVEAMSIGVSVPRLESVCAHYDVDPARFWRARDAAISAAQRAAMTAGEKHPYDDIDRLDALSVPLGVVSSNQQATVDFAFDHFGLASRFETVRAREPTIESLRLKKPHPHYVEAALDDLGVDDALFVGDNESDVEAAHRAGIDAAFIRRPHRVDADLDVDPEYDVWGLEDVVRIAE, from the coding sequence ATGAGTTACGACTCGGTCATCTTCGACAACGACGGCGTCCTCTTGACGCTGACCGGGATGGACGCCCACCGGGACGGCGCCCGCGAGGCCTTCGCCCGTGTCGGCGTGGACGCGCCCGACCCGGACCACGTCGAGGCGATGAGTATCGGCGTGTCGGTGCCTCGACTCGAGTCGGTGTGTGCCCACTACGACGTCGACCCGGCGCGGTTCTGGCGAGCGAGGGACGCCGCCATCTCGGCCGCCCAGCGCGCCGCGATGACGGCGGGCGAGAAGCACCCCTACGACGACATCGACCGCCTCGATGCCCTCTCGGTCCCCCTCGGCGTCGTCTCGTCGAACCAGCAGGCGACCGTGGACTTCGCGTTCGACCACTTCGGCCTCGCCTCCCGGTTCGAGACCGTCCGCGCTCGCGAGCCGACCATCGAGAGTCTCCGACTGAAGAAACCACACCCCCACTACGTCGAGGCGGCGCTCGACGACCTCGGCGTCGACGACGCGCTGTTCGTCGGTGACAACGAGTCCGACGTCGAGGCGGCCCACCGCGCGGGTATCGACGCCGCGTTCATCCGGCGGCCCCACCGCGTCGACGCCGACCTCGATGTCGACCCCGAGTACGACGTCTGGGGACTCGAGGATGTGGTTCGTATCGCTGAGTGA
- a CDS encoding bacterio-opsin activator domain-containing protein: MEKSAGGPPQDGDSDTDDSEQSAAARESPPVLLETLAARVPEPVVVVDSDLHIAVANDRLADLVGLSSSVLVGEPVGWLFPGVSQTAIEEHCHTDTGEYLVSRSDGAGGGGWVELAFDEQRWDDELFYFGVVHDVTDRQEHEQMLEQYERIVETIEDGVYTLDESFTIQTVNSAVESMTGHSTADLVGESAMILADESTLEEAATLAEQMQFGDREVGTMTTELTTANGGTIPVETRFTTYDLDDGRFRQVGVVRDISDRRQLEQTLAALHDATRYLLQAKTKSEVAEHIVGTATDVLDLPAASMYLFHPGENVLRQTALSGASDGDRTRARLVTPDSGLIWDAFVDNEQISFGTGTERPLSDGLSTPEWPGIALPLDDHGVFLVRTDEELEPRLREMVELLAASAEAALARVDREVTLRQRESERRSQNRELRQLKEVNAIIRRIDRVLVEAETVEAIEQAVCDQLAASELFSLAWIGRQDASTLVARSWAGDSASYLDSIDLTIGPEDGPPAVRTARSAQMTVVPAIGDSLRDGAWRTEAISRDYQSAISVPLQYDEFVYGVLTVYADRSDGFREMLQSVFAELGETIANAIRDVESRKRDAADTVLELELSLGETDALLAQLADSLGVTVTCDGAVPHDDDSTRLFIEVDGAPDVDVVETIASMVSVDSVTDLSVDGETGRYELIVDGPTVAGTLNELAANLSSLEATSAGIEVTLHLTTDVDVREFIERLRRRYPDTQLVARREKTVPHRAHDGIRASLEERLTDRQLEVLRTSYLSGFFDWPRKSTGQDVAAMLDVSQPTVNRHLRVSERKLLELLFDDV; encoded by the coding sequence ATGGAGAAGTCGGCCGGGGGGCCACCACAGGATGGCGATAGCGATACGGACGACAGTGAGCAATCAGCGGCGGCGCGCGAGTCGCCGCCGGTCCTACTGGAGACGCTCGCGGCCCGGGTCCCCGAACCGGTCGTCGTCGTCGATTCGGACCTGCACATCGCGGTCGCGAACGACCGCCTCGCAGACCTGGTCGGCCTGTCGTCGTCCGTGCTCGTCGGCGAACCGGTGGGATGGCTCTTTCCGGGGGTGTCACAGACGGCCATCGAGGAGCACTGTCACACTGACACCGGCGAGTACCTCGTCTCGCGCAGCGACGGGGCGGGCGGAGGCGGCTGGGTGGAGCTGGCCTTCGACGAGCAGCGCTGGGACGACGAGCTGTTCTACTTCGGCGTCGTCCACGACGTGACCGACCGGCAGGAACACGAGCAGATGCTCGAACAGTACGAACGCATCGTCGAGACCATCGAAGACGGCGTCTACACGCTCGACGAGTCGTTCACCATCCAGACGGTCAACAGCGCCGTCGAGTCGATGACCGGGCACTCGACCGCGGACCTCGTCGGCGAGAGCGCGATGATACTGGCCGACGAGTCCACGCTCGAGGAGGCGGCGACGCTGGCCGAGCAGATGCAGTTCGGGGACCGTGAGGTGGGGACGATGACCACGGAACTGACGACGGCGAACGGGGGGACGATTCCCGTCGAGACGCGGTTCACGACGTACGACCTCGACGACGGCCGGTTCAGACAGGTGGGCGTCGTCCGCGACATCTCCGACCGGCGTCAGCTCGAACAGACGCTCGCGGCGCTCCACGACGCGACCCGCTATCTGCTCCAGGCCAAGACCAAATCCGAGGTGGCGGAGCACATCGTCGGGACGGCGACGGACGTCCTCGACCTGCCGGCGGCCTCGATGTACCTCTTTCACCCCGGCGAGAACGTCCTCCGACAGACGGCGCTGTCGGGCGCGAGCGACGGTGACCGGACCCGAGCCCGACTCGTCACGCCCGACAGCGGTCTCATCTGGGACGCGTTCGTCGACAACGAACAGATTTCCTTCGGCACGGGTACAGAGAGACCCCTCAGCGATGGGCTATCGACGCCCGAGTGGCCGGGTATCGCGCTCCCGCTCGACGACCACGGCGTCTTCCTCGTCCGGACCGACGAGGAACTCGAACCGCGTCTCCGCGAGATGGTCGAACTCCTCGCCGCCAGCGCCGAGGCCGCACTGGCGCGGGTCGACCGCGAGGTGACGCTCAGGCAACGCGAGTCCGAGCGACGGAGCCAGAACCGGGAACTGCGCCAGCTCAAGGAGGTCAACGCCATCATCAGGCGCATCGACCGGGTGCTGGTCGAGGCCGAGACGGTCGAAGCCATCGAACAGGCCGTCTGTGACCAGCTGGCGGCGTCCGAACTGTTCTCGCTCGCGTGGATCGGCCGCCAGGACGCCTCGACCCTCGTGGCGCGTTCCTGGGCCGGAGACTCCGCGAGCTATCTGGACAGCATCGACCTCACAATCGGCCCAGAGGACGGTCCGCCCGCCGTGCGCACGGCCCGTTCGGCGCAGATGACGGTGGTGCCGGCCATCGGTGATAGCCTCCGCGACGGCGCGTGGCGGACGGAGGCCATCTCCCGGGACTACCAGTCGGCCATCAGCGTCCCCCTGCAGTACGACGAGTTCGTCTACGGTGTGCTGACCGTCTACGCCGACCGCTCGGACGGCTTCCGCGAGATGCTCCAGTCGGTGTTCGCCGAACTCGGCGAGACCATCGCGAACGCCATCCGGGACGTCGAGTCCCGGAAGCGGGACGCGGCCGACACCGTCCTCGAGCTCGAACTCTCGCTCGGTGAGACCGACGCCCTGCTCGCCCAGCTCGCCGATTCGCTGGGCGTCACCGTCACCTGCGACGGGGCCGTGCCACACGACGACGACTCGACGCGGTTGTTCATCGAGGTCGACGGGGCCCCGGACGTCGACGTGGTCGAGACCATCGCGTCGATGGTCAGCGTCGACTCCGTCACCGACCTCTCGGTGGACGGCGAGACCGGCCGCTACGAGCTCATCGTGGACGGGCCGACGGTGGCCGGGACGCTGAACGAGCTCGCGGCGAACCTCTCGTCGCTCGAGGCGACGTCGGCCGGCATCGAGGTGACGCTCCACCTGACGACGGACGTCGACGTCAGGGAGTTCATCGAACGACTCCGCCGCCGGTATCCCGACACGCAACTCGTCGCGCGGCGCGAGAAGACCGTCCCGCACCGGGCACACGACGGCATCCGCGCGTCGCTCGAAGAGCGCCTGACCGACCGACAACTCGAGGTGCTGCGGACGTCGTACCTGAGCGGCTTCTTCGACTGGCCGCGCAAGAGCACCGGCCAGGACGTCGCCGCGATGCTCGACGTCTCCCAGCCGACGGTCAATCGGCACCTGCGGGTGAGCGAGCGCAAGCTCCTCGAACTCCTCTTCGACGACGTCTGA
- a CDS encoding HalOD1 output domain-containing protein, producing the protein MTDTTLVYRPSPNETLSDTVVRAVADVKDVDPLDLDARVYDAVDPDALDRLFTPTGDGSAREGMVAFPMAGCRVEVQSDHAVRVTPPQADRLSAEVRA; encoded by the coding sequence ATGACCGATACTACACTCGTCTACCGACCCTCACCGAACGAAACGCTCTCTGACACCGTCGTCCGTGCCGTCGCGGACGTCAAGGACGTCGACCCCCTCGACCTGGACGCCCGGGTCTACGACGCTGTCGACCCCGACGCCCTCGACCGGCTGTTCACGCCCACCGGAGACGGGTCGGCGCGGGAGGGGATGGTCGCCTTCCCGATGGCGGGCTGTCGCGTCGAGGTACAGAGCGACCACGCCGTTCGGGTGACGCCGCCTCAGGCAGACCGACTGTCGGCCGAAGTTCGTGCCTGA
- a CDS encoding terpene synthase family protein yields MSTDSRRAESPEFFDRIQRVTLPDRVRELVDEYDRVCGERDRFLWRWIYSLFPEFTLSSVDSHHAEHVRTQKMVLTMYVTVLDDLVENHGDRETFEEARRLVQAPSTVDPERATVDEAYFTFIERLWAEFTVGLEDAPRREEFEDVFAYDSKQTLNAMDYSAVVNENPRIANLNGAERYDAHNMVMFPYADVDLMYSPTFDLADYGTLRDILWDLQEMARIGNWLTTWEREVREDDFTAGIVVLALQEGIVTPDELSGTPEQKEAVIDRIKDQRIEQVFRDRWADRYRAVRDRKAEADSVDLDALVSGMETVFEYHVESRGFK; encoded by the coding sequence ATGAGCACCGACAGCCGACGCGCCGAGAGCCCGGAGTTCTTCGACCGGATTCAGCGAGTGACGCTGCCCGACCGCGTGCGGGAACTCGTCGACGAGTACGACCGGGTCTGTGGCGAGCGCGACCGCTTCCTCTGGCGGTGGATCTACTCGCTGTTCCCCGAGTTCACGCTCTCGTCGGTCGACTCCCACCACGCCGAGCACGTGCGCACGCAGAAGATGGTACTGACGATGTACGTCACTGTCCTCGACGACCTGGTCGAGAACCACGGGGACCGTGAGACCTTCGAGGAGGCCCGTCGCCTCGTGCAGGCCCCCTCGACCGTCGACCCCGAACGGGCCACCGTCGACGAGGCGTACTTCACGTTCATCGAACGGCTCTGGGCGGAGTTCACTGTGGGGCTCGAAGACGCTCCCCGCCGCGAGGAGTTCGAGGACGTCTTCGCCTACGACAGCAAACAGACGCTGAACGCGATGGACTACAGCGCCGTCGTCAACGAGAACCCCAGAATCGCGAACCTGAACGGCGCCGAGCGCTACGACGCGCACAACATGGTCATGTTCCCGTACGCCGACGTCGACCTGATGTACTCGCCGACCTTTGACCTCGCCGACTACGGGACGCTCCGCGACATCCTCTGGGACCTCCAGGAGATGGCCCGCATCGGCAACTGGCTCACGACCTGGGAGCGCGAGGTCAGGGAGGACGACTTCACCGCCGGCATCGTCGTCCTCGCCCTGCAGGAGGGCATCGTCACGCCCGACGAGCTCTCGGGAACCCCCGAACAGAAAGAGGCGGTCATCGACCGCATCAAGGACCAGCGCATCGAACAGGTGTTCCGCGACCGCTGGGCCGACCGGTACCGCGCGGTCCGTGACCGAAAGGCCGAGGCCGACAGCGTGGACCTCGACGCCCTCGTCTCGGGGATGGAGACGGTGTTCGAGTACCACGTCGAGAGTCGCGGTTTCAAGTAG
- the tuf gene encoding translation elongation factor EF-1 subunit alpha, with translation MSENKPHQNLAIIGHVDHGKSTLVGRLLFETGSIPEHIIEQHREEAEEKGKGGFEFAYVMDNLAEERERGLTIDIAHQKFDTDTYYFTIVDTPGHRDFVKNMITGASQADHAVLVVAADDGVQPQTREHVFLSRTLGIEELVVAVNKMDMVNYDEDRFREVVEEVKELLNQVRFATEDASFLPISAFEGDNIAEPSENTPWYDGKTLLETLNDLPEPQPPTDAPLRLPIQDVYTISGIGTVPVGRVETGILNTGDNVSFQPSDVAGEVKTIEMHHEEVPQAGPGDNVGFNVRGVGKDDIRRGDVCGPADDPPSVAETFQAQIVVMQHPSVITPGYTPVFHAHTAQVACTFESLDQKLDPASGEVEEENPDFIENGDAAVVTIRPQKPLSVEPSSEIPELGSFAIRDMGQTIAAGKVLSVTER, from the coding sequence ATGAGTGAGAACAAACCACACCAGAACCTGGCCATCATCGGTCACGTCGACCACGGGAAGAGCACGCTCGTCGGACGACTCCTCTTCGAGACGGGAAGCATCCCCGAGCACATCATCGAGCAGCACCGTGAGGAAGCCGAAGAGAAGGGCAAGGGCGGCTTCGAGTTCGCCTACGTCATGGACAACCTCGCCGAGGAACGCGAACGCGGACTGACGATCGACATCGCCCACCAGAAGTTCGACACGGACACGTACTACTTCACTATCGTGGACACGCCCGGCCACCGCGACTTCGTGAAGAACATGATCACTGGCGCGAGCCAGGCCGACCACGCCGTCCTCGTCGTCGCGGCCGACGACGGGGTCCAGCCACAGACCCGCGAGCACGTCTTCCTCTCGCGGACGCTGGGTATCGAGGAACTCGTCGTCGCCGTCAACAAGATGGACATGGTCAACTACGACGAGGACCGGTTCCGGGAGGTCGTCGAGGAAGTCAAGGAACTGCTGAACCAGGTCCGGTTCGCGACCGAGGACGCCTCCTTCCTGCCGATCTCGGCGTTCGAGGGTGACAACATCGCCGAACCGTCCGAGAACACGCCGTGGTACGACGGGAAGACGCTCCTGGAGACGCTGAACGACCTGCCCGAGCCACAGCCGCCGACGGACGCCCCCCTGCGGCTGCCGATACAGGACGTCTACACTATCTCCGGCATCGGGACCGTCCCTGTCGGTCGCGTCGAGACGGGTATCCTCAACACCGGCGACAACGTCTCGTTCCAGCCGTCTGACGTCGCTGGTGAGGTCAAGACCATCGAGATGCACCACGAGGAGGTCCCGCAGGCCGGCCCCGGCGACAACGTCGGGTTCAACGTCCGTGGCGTCGGCAAGGACGACATCCGCCGGGGCGACGTCTGTGGCCCCGCCGACGACCCGCCGTCGGTCGCCGAGACGTTCCAGGCCCAGATCGTCGTGATGCAACACCCGTCGGTCATCACGCCGGGCTACACGCCGGTCTTCCACGCCCACACCGCACAGGTCGCCTGTACGTTCGAGTCGCTGGACCAGAAGCTCGACCCAGCCTCCGGCGAGGTCGAAGAAGAGAACCCGGATTTCATCGAGAACGGGGATGCCGCGGTCGTCACGATTCGTCCGCAGAAGCCACTCAGTGTCGAGCCGTCGTCGGAGATTCCGGAACTGGGCTCCTTCGCCATCCGCGACATGGGTCAGACCATCGCCGCCGGCAAAGTCCTCAGCGTCACCGAACGCTGA